The following proteins are co-located in the Streptomyces sp. NBC_01198 genome:
- a CDS encoding cysteine hydrolase — protein MDERNGLGVPRSLQEACDPRRLALLVYDMQVGVMDQISERDRVISTAAAVVDAARAAGVRTFFLRHITLPVELMGVSQLRMWRGWQRTDTSAGVVSPFPPDAAQTQIVPELRPTERDAVLDKITMSAFEGTWLDIALRDCGITTVAVVGAAMEIGIEPTVRHAADLGYIPVVVTDACGAGNVEAAERSLAALRFAGDSLLATSEEFRAVLAAR, from the coding sequence GTGGATGAGCGAAACGGCCTTGGCGTCCCGCGTTCTCTTCAGGAGGCGTGCGATCCGCGGCGACTGGCCCTGCTGGTGTACGACATGCAGGTCGGCGTCATGGACCAGATCAGCGAGCGTGACCGGGTCATCAGCACGGCGGCGGCCGTGGTCGACGCCGCCCGGGCCGCCGGGGTCCGTACGTTCTTCCTGCGCCACATCACCCTCCCCGTCGAGCTGATGGGTGTCTCCCAGCTGCGCATGTGGCGTGGCTGGCAGCGGACCGACACTTCGGCCGGGGTGGTCTCGCCCTTCCCGCCGGACGCGGCGCAGACGCAGATCGTCCCCGAGCTGCGGCCGACGGAGCGCGACGCGGTGCTGGACAAGATCACCATGTCGGCGTTCGAGGGCACATGGCTCGACATCGCCCTGCGGGACTGCGGCATCACGACCGTGGCCGTCGTCGGGGCCGCCATGGAGATCGGCATCGAACCCACCGTCCGTCACGCGGCGGACCTGGGCTACATCCCGGTGGTGGTCACCGATGCCTGCGGGGCCGGCAACGTCGAGGCCGCCGAGCGATCACTGGCGGCACTGCGCTTCGCCGGTGACTCCCTGCTGGCGACGAGCGAGGAGTTCCGCGCCGTACTCGCCGCCCGCTGA
- a CDS encoding YhjD/YihY/BrkB family envelope integrity protein, with protein sequence MSHEDEATSGRGRRWRRWKRRWDSSSAALVVRRGVEMELMARALSFAALSLLTLLPLLTLVGAVDPHSGLGAGKFLGRVLGLSPSSRTRIAEVVVSPAQALRRTTAFGIAVLAAFGLTFGTALQTGYEKAWELKAAHWHSLWRHIIWLALFVGFLLVAVTALAHGTSVGEQALGVVLTVVVSLFFFWWSQRFLLVGRVSWRALLPGAVATTLGLIGLRIFSGLVFSPLIASNAVTYGPVGTILVVQSWLTGVGFVVYGGAILGRVLHQRHTAEGRAGGT encoded by the coding sequence GTGAGCCACGAGGACGAAGCCACATCCGGGCGAGGACGCCGATGGCGCCGGTGGAAGAGGCGCTGGGACTCGTCCTCCGCCGCGCTGGTGGTGCGCCGGGGCGTCGAGATGGAGCTGATGGCCCGGGCGCTGAGCTTCGCCGCCCTCAGCCTGCTCACGCTGCTGCCCCTCCTGACCCTCGTCGGCGCCGTCGACCCGCACAGCGGTCTGGGAGCGGGGAAGTTCCTGGGGCGAGTCCTGGGCCTGTCCCCCTCGTCCCGGACACGCATCGCCGAGGTGGTCGTCAGTCCGGCGCAGGCGTTGCGCCGGACCACGGCGTTCGGGATCGCCGTGCTCGCCGCGTTCGGTCTCACCTTCGGCACGGCGCTGCAGACGGGGTACGAGAAGGCGTGGGAGCTGAAGGCCGCCCACTGGCACTCGCTGTGGCGCCACATCATCTGGCTCGCGCTCTTCGTCGGCTTCCTGCTCGTCGCCGTCACGGCGCTCGCTCACGGCACGAGCGTCGGCGAGCAGGCCCTCGGGGTGGTGCTCACCGTGGTCGTCTCGCTGTTCTTCTTCTGGTGGTCCCAGCGGTTCCTGCTCGTCGGACGCGTGAGCTGGCGGGCCCTGCTGCCGGGGGCGGTGGCCACGACGCTGGGCCTGATCGGTCTGCGGATCTTCTCCGGCCTCGTCTTCTCCCCGCTGATCGCCTCGAACGCCGTGACCTACGGGCCGGTGGGCACGATCCTGGTCGTCCAGTCCTGGCTCACCGGCGTCGGCTTCGTCGTCTACGGCGGCGCGATCCTCGGACGGGTGCTGCATCAGCGCCACACGGCGGAAGGCCGGGCGGGCGGGACATGA
- a CDS encoding serine/threonine-protein kinase, translating into MPDSSRGELPAGEPGAEVLAGRYQVEGYLGQGGTADVFLATDLRLGRTVAVKRFRPGTSAVVEDRFCEEAVLLARLRHRNLVTVYDAGRDAQGAYLVVDHIDGSTLRERIAAGPLPYGDVVRLGRRLSSALAHVHAAGVVHRDMKPTNVLLNADGEPFLADFGVSRPIDEATRAEPGTLVGTVAYMAPEQILGKGSAPASDVYSLGLVLLECLKGAREFQGTLPEAAYARVLRSPETGGDVPEPLRPILEAMTRSDPASRPGADECAALFRSAPDT; encoded by the coding sequence ATGCCGGATTCCTCGCGGGGGGAGCTGCCTGCGGGCGAGCCGGGCGCCGAGGTCCTGGCCGGTCGCTACCAGGTGGAGGGATATCTGGGACAGGGAGGTACCGCGGACGTCTTCCTGGCGACGGATCTGCGTCTGGGCCGCACGGTGGCCGTGAAGCGGTTCCGTCCGGGTACCAGCGCGGTGGTCGAGGACCGCTTCTGCGAGGAGGCCGTCCTGCTGGCCCGGCTGCGCCATCGGAATCTGGTGACCGTCTACGACGCCGGCCGCGACGCACAGGGCGCGTATCTGGTGGTCGACCACATCGACGGCTCCACCCTGCGCGAGCGGATCGCGGCCGGTCCACTGCCGTACGGCGACGTCGTACGGCTCGGCCGCCGCCTGTCGTCGGCACTGGCGCACGTGCACGCCGCCGGCGTGGTGCACCGCGACATGAAGCCGACCAACGTCCTGCTGAACGCGGACGGGGAGCCCTTTCTCGCCGATTTCGGAGTGTCACGCCCGATCGACGAAGCCACCCGCGCCGAACCGGGCACGCTCGTGGGCACCGTGGCCTACATGGCCCCCGAGCAGATCCTCGGCAAGGGTTCAGCACCGGCCTCCGACGTCTACTCGCTGGGGCTCGTCCTGCTCGAATGCCTCAAGGGCGCGCGGGAGTTCCAGGGCACGCTGCCGGAGGCCGCATACGCCAGAGTGCTGAGGTCCCCGGAGACCGGGGGGGATGTGCCCGAGCCCCTGCGGCCGATCCTGGAGGCGATGACACGCTCCGACCCGGCGTCACGACCCGGTGCGGACGAGTGCGCCGCACTCTTCCGCTCGGCCCCCGACACGTAG
- a CDS encoding PadR family transcriptional regulator has translation MGEFQRAAVRLHILHHAAQEEIHGAWMTRELAGHGYRISPGTLYPTLHRLESDGLLTSEQRIVDGRGRRVYRATEAGRAALEEDRRALAELAREVLPGTDHPRP, from the coding sequence GTGGGGGAGTTCCAGCGGGCCGCGGTGCGACTGCACATCCTGCATCACGCGGCGCAGGAGGAGATCCACGGCGCGTGGATGACCCGGGAACTGGCCGGCCACGGCTACCGGATCAGCCCCGGCACCCTCTATCCCACGCTGCACCGGCTGGAGTCCGACGGGCTGCTGACCTCCGAGCAGCGGATCGTCGACGGCCGCGGCCGTCGGGTGTACCGGGCGACCGAGGCGGGCAGGGCGGCGCTGGAGGAGGACCGCCGGGCGCTGGCCGAACTGGCCCGCGAGGTGCTGCCCGGCACCGACCACCCCCGGCCGTGA
- a CDS encoding APC family permease produces MPATPAEAGGTPAPAAGAGELKRHLGVFDAVVIGLGSMVGAGVFVALAPAAAAGGSGLLLGLGLAAVVAYCNATSSARLAARYPRSGGTYVYGRERLGEFWGFLAGWGFVVGKTASCAAMALTVGSYVWPGQAHAVAVAAVVALSAVNYLGVQKSAWLTRGVVAVVLAVLAAVVVACVSGGTAGSAHLRIASDVGFGGVLQAAGLLFFAFAGYARIATLGEEVRDPQRTIPRAIPLALGITLVVYAAVAVAVLLVLGPERLAHASAPLAEAVRAAGVPGLGPVVRAGAAVAALGSLLALILGVSRTTLAMARDRHLPHALAAVHPRFQVPHRAESAVGAVVAVLAATTDVRGAIGFSSFGVLAYYAVANASALTLSPAEGRPAPIVPVVGSAGCLVLAFALPPASVLVGAAVIAAGAGSYGVRKATGHA; encoded by the coding sequence ATGCCCGCGACGCCGGCCGAGGCGGGCGGCACTCCGGCACCGGCCGCCGGGGCCGGCGAGCTGAAGCGGCACCTGGGCGTTTTCGACGCCGTGGTGATCGGGCTCGGCTCGATGGTGGGCGCGGGCGTCTTCGTCGCGCTCGCGCCGGCCGCGGCGGCGGGCGGGTCAGGACTGCTGCTGGGCCTCGGGCTCGCCGCGGTGGTGGCCTACTGCAACGCCACCTCCTCCGCCCGGCTGGCCGCGCGCTACCCGCGGTCCGGCGGGACCTACGTCTACGGGCGGGAGCGGCTCGGCGAGTTCTGGGGGTTCCTGGCCGGCTGGGGCTTCGTGGTCGGCAAGACCGCCTCGTGCGCGGCGATGGCCCTCACCGTCGGTTCCTACGTGTGGCCCGGGCAGGCACATGCCGTCGCGGTCGCCGCCGTGGTGGCACTGTCCGCGGTGAATTACCTGGGCGTCCAGAAGTCGGCCTGGCTGACCAGGGGAGTCGTGGCGGTCGTGCTGGCGGTTCTCGCCGCCGTGGTGGTCGCGTGCGTGAGCGGCGGCACCGCCGGGTCCGCCCACCTCCGGATCGCCTCCGACGTCGGCTTCGGCGGGGTACTGCAGGCCGCCGGGCTGCTGTTCTTCGCCTTCGCCGGCTACGCGCGCATCGCCACCCTCGGCGAGGAGGTCCGTGACCCGCAGCGGACCATCCCCCGGGCGATCCCGCTGGCACTGGGCATCACACTGGTCGTGTACGCGGCCGTCGCCGTCGCCGTCCTGCTGGTGCTCGGCCCGGAACGGCTCGCCCACGCCTCCGCACCGCTCGCCGAAGCCGTACGCGCCGCCGGCGTGCCGGGACTCGGCCCCGTCGTGCGGGCCGGCGCGGCCGTCGCTGCGCTGGGGTCACTGCTCGCCCTGATACTCGGAGTCTCGCGCACCACCCTGGCGATGGCCAGGGACCGGCACCTGCCCCATGCCCTGGCTGCCGTCCACCCCCGCTTCCAGGTGCCGCACCGCGCCGAGTCGGCGGTCGGGGCCGTCGTCGCGGTCCTGGCGGCCACCACGGACGTCCGCGGTGCCATCGGCTTCTCCTCCTTCGGGGTACTGGCCTACTACGCCGTCGCCAATGCCTCGGCCTTGACCCTCAGCCCCGCCGAGGGGCGGCCCGCGCCGATCGTGCCGGTCGTCGGCTCGGCCGGCTGCCTCGTCCTGGCCTTCGCGCTGCCACCGGCATCGGTCCTGGTGGGAGCCGCGGTGATCGCGGCCGGCGCGGGCTCCTACGGCGTACGCAAAGCCACCGGACACGCCTGA
- a CDS encoding helix-turn-helix domain-containing GNAT family N-acetyltransferase, which yields MDATEIEQVRRFNRTVTERAGVLHDHYLGCGRRIGEARLLWEIGERGQDVRRLRERLGLDSGYTSRLLRSLETEGLLTVEPQPEDRRVRIARLTAEGRAARAVLDARSDELAGSLLKPLNPAQRARLVAAMAEVERLLTAASVTLDVVDPDHPQAQHCLSSYFAEMQERFESGFDPARSLLPDAGELRPPRGLFLVARLHGEPVGCAGLKLPPGAPAEIKRMWVAPRARRLGLGRRFLAELEERAARHGCDTLRLDTNKALDAAISLYHSFGFQEVAAFNDEPYAHHWFEKRLTAPE from the coding sequence ATGGATGCGACGGAGATCGAACAAGTACGGCGGTTCAACCGCACGGTCACCGAGCGCGCGGGCGTGCTGCACGATCACTACCTGGGCTGCGGCCGGCGGATCGGCGAGGCCCGGCTGCTCTGGGAGATCGGCGAGCGGGGCCAGGACGTGCGACGCCTGCGGGAGCGTCTCGGGCTCGATTCCGGCTACACCAGCCGGCTGCTGCGCTCCCTGGAGACCGAGGGCCTGCTGACGGTGGAGCCGCAGCCCGAGGACAGGCGCGTGCGGATCGCGCGGCTCACCGCCGAGGGCCGGGCGGCGCGCGCCGTGCTCGACGCCCGCAGCGACGAGCTCGCCGGTTCCCTCCTCAAGCCGCTCAACCCCGCACAGCGAGCGCGGCTGGTCGCGGCGATGGCCGAGGTCGAGCGGTTGCTGACCGCCGCCTCCGTCACGCTGGACGTCGTCGACCCCGACCATCCGCAGGCCCAGCACTGCCTGTCGTCCTACTTCGCCGAGATGCAGGAGCGTTTCGAGAGCGGGTTCGACCCTGCCCGCAGCCTGCTGCCCGACGCCGGTGAACTCCGGCCGCCACGCGGCCTGTTCCTGGTCGCCCGGCTGCACGGCGAGCCCGTCGGCTGTGCCGGTCTGAAGCTGCCGCCCGGGGCGCCGGCGGAGATCAAGCGCATGTGGGTCGCCCCCCGTGCCCGCAGGCTCGGACTCGGCCGCCGCTTCCTGGCCGAGCTGGAGGAGCGGGCGGCCCGGCACGGCTGTGACACCTTGCGCCTGGACACCAACAAGGCGCTCGACGCGGCGATCAGCCTCTACCACTCCTTCGGCTTCCAGGAGGTCGCCGCCTTCAACGACGAGCCGTACGCCCACCACTGGTTCGAGAAGCGGCTCACCGCACCGGAGTGA
- a CDS encoding serine hydrolase domain-containing protein, with protein sequence MSTRSLGSTRPSRSRRRLRAASAAVASAAAASVLLAAGPAGAAPAASGPAPDYPGLRQALAGVVAAGSPGAFALVSDRGGAGGTVSTGTGDLATQAPVDPRGRFRVGSITKNFTAVLTLQLVARHQVDLDAPATAYLPGGVLPAGSPITVRQLLDHTSGLYDYSNDLPGILVGDTVTGYQQFRYRTYAPADLVAGALTHGSQFTPGSQYEYSNTNFVVLGLLVEHLTGEPFAKVLTDRILRPAGLTATGFVVPRTDIPGPHAVGYLTEDDRSKPLFDATEQTASWIWTAGAAISTTADLNRYWRALTSGALLPAAQLAEMETTQPADTTGTSFYGLGIRQYTLSCGTQVYGHDGILQGYQTYSYTTKDGSRQLTVSADASNNSDVFAAERTALDPVFCGAPASPAATRKSATAATHVAQEETTGLAPAPLRH encoded by the coding sequence TTGTCCACCCGATCCCTTGGTTCCACCCGCCCTTCCCGCAGCAGGCGCCGCCTTCGTGCCGCCTCGGCCGCCGTCGCGTCTGCGGCCGCCGCCTCGGTACTGCTCGCCGCGGGTCCGGCGGGCGCCGCACCCGCGGCCTCCGGTCCGGCGCCCGACTACCCCGGTCTACGACAGGCGTTGGCCGGTGTCGTCGCGGCAGGCTCGCCCGGCGCCTTCGCGCTCGTGAGCGACCGGGGCGGCGCCGGCGGGACGGTCAGCACGGGTACCGGCGACCTGGCCACCCAGGCGCCGGTGGATCCCCGGGGACGTTTCCGGGTCGGCAGCATCACCAAGAACTTCACCGCCGTGCTCACCCTGCAACTCGTCGCCCGCCACCAGGTCGACCTCGACGCGCCCGCCACCGCGTACCTGCCCGGGGGAGTGCTGCCGGCCGGGTCGCCGATCACCGTGCGGCAACTGCTCGACCACACCAGCGGCCTGTACGACTACAGCAACGACCTGCCCGGCATCCTGGTCGGCGACACCGTCACCGGCTACCAGCAGTTCCGCTACCGGACCTACGCCCCCGCCGATCTGGTCGCCGGAGCGCTGACGCACGGCTCGCAGTTCACGCCCGGCAGCCAGTACGAGTACTCCAACACGAATTTCGTGGTGCTCGGCCTGCTCGTCGAGCACCTCACCGGGGAGCCGTTCGCGAAGGTCCTCACCGACCGGATCCTGCGGCCCGCGGGTCTGACCGCCACCGGGTTCGTCGTGCCCCGCACCGACATCCCCGGCCCGCACGCCGTCGGCTACCTCACCGAGGACGACCGCTCCAAGCCGCTGTTCGACGCCACCGAGCAGACCGCCTCGTGGATCTGGACGGCCGGCGCGGCCATCTCCACCACCGCCGACCTCAACCGGTACTGGCGCGCCCTCACCTCCGGCGCGCTGCTGCCCGCCGCGCAGCTCGCGGAGATGGAGACCACGCAGCCGGCGGACACCACCGGCACCTCCTTCTACGGCCTCGGCATACGCCAGTACACCCTGTCCTGCGGCACCCAGGTGTACGGCCACGACGGGATCCTCCAGGGCTACCAGACGTACTCCTACACAACGAAGGACGGCTCCCGGCAGCTCACCGTCTCGGCCGACGCGTCCAACAACTCCGACGTCTTCGCCGCCGAACGCACCGCCCTCGACCCGGTCTTCTGCGGCGCCCCCGCGTCTCCCGCCGCCACCCGCAAGTCCGCCACGGCCGCCACCCACGTCGCCCAGGAGGAGACCACCGGCCTCGCCCCCGCTCCCCTGCGCCACTGA
- a CDS encoding arabinofuranosidase catalytic domain-containing protein, translated as MLLAFLLAVAIAVPVFGTTATPARAASSGPCDVYASGGTPCEAAYSTTRAMFTSYNGPLYQVQRVSDSKTLNVGLASAGGVANAAPQVSFCSGTTCTITQLYDQTSNANNLPISPGSSCSGCSGSLSGPGPNGSDVGADAMALPITVGGHDAYGVLVDNIGTGYRNNAAKNVPTGSQPEGIYMLTSSNITSGSCCFDFGSAETNDSDDGNATMNAIYYGSACWTGGCTGSGPWVGGDLENGMYFSAAGPNPSNIPSETGSFLSAWEKNNGTTNFTLKYGNGQSGGLTQAYSGALPNGYNPMKVQPSVELGTGGDNSPEGTGEFFEGAVTKGFPSDATENSVQANITAAGYSNNTTSFPPPTVSVISLKAHANGKYVDAANSTTSLIADATSVGTNETFTMVANNNGTVNLKARSNNNWITAESNGNSPLVANRGAPGPWETFYLIHNPDGSVSFRAYNNQHIVTAENAGAAALIANRTAIGPWEEFDLGHVALQAG; from the coding sequence TTGCTCCTCGCGTTCCTGCTCGCGGTGGCGATCGCGGTGCCGGTCTTCGGCACGACGGCGACGCCGGCCAGGGCGGCTTCGTCGGGGCCCTGCGACGTCTACGCGTCCGGTGGCACGCCGTGCGAGGCGGCGTACAGCACCACCCGGGCGATGTTCACCTCGTACAACGGCCCGCTTTACCAGGTCCAGCGCGTCTCGGACAGCAAGACCTTGAACGTCGGCCTCGCGTCGGCGGGCGGGGTGGCCAACGCGGCGCCGCAGGTCTCCTTCTGCTCCGGCACGACGTGCACCATCACCCAGCTGTACGACCAGACGTCAAACGCCAACAACCTGCCGATCTCGCCGGGCAGTTCCTGCTCCGGCTGCTCGGGCAGCCTGTCCGGTCCCGGCCCGAACGGCTCGGACGTCGGCGCCGACGCGATGGCCCTGCCGATCACCGTCGGCGGCCACGACGCCTACGGCGTGCTGGTCGACAACATCGGTACCGGATACCGCAACAACGCCGCCAAGAACGTGCCCACCGGCTCGCAGCCCGAGGGCATCTACATGCTCACGTCGTCGAACATCACCAGCGGAAGCTGCTGCTTCGACTTCGGCTCGGCCGAGACCAACGACTCCGACGACGGCAACGCGACCATGAACGCGATCTACTACGGCTCGGCCTGCTGGACCGGCGGCTGCACCGGATCGGGCCCGTGGGTCGGCGGCGACCTCGAGAACGGCATGTACTTCAGCGCGGCCGGCCCCAACCCGTCGAACATCCCCAGCGAGACCGGTTCTTTCCTGTCCGCGTGGGAGAAGAACAACGGCACGACGAACTTCACGCTGAAATACGGCAACGGGCAGTCCGGCGGGCTGACGCAGGCGTACTCCGGCGCCCTGCCCAACGGCTACAACCCGATGAAGGTGCAGCCCTCGGTCGAACTGGGCACCGGCGGTGACAACAGCCCGGAGGGCACGGGTGAGTTCTTCGAGGGCGCCGTCACGAAGGGCTTCCCGAGCGACGCGACCGAGAACTCCGTGCAGGCCAACATCACCGCGGCCGGCTACAGCAACAACACCACCTCGTTCCCGCCGCCCACCGTGTCCGTGATCAGCCTCAAGGCCCACGCCAACGGCAAGTACGTGGACGCGGCGAACAGCACCACCTCGCTCATCGCCGACGCCACCTCGGTCGGCACGAACGAGACCTTCACCATGGTCGCCAACAACAACGGCACCGTGAACCTGAAGGCGCGCTCCAACAACAACTGGATCACCGCCGAGAGCAACGGGAACTCGCCGCTGGTCGCCAACCGCGGTGCGCCCGGGCCGTGGGAGACGTTCTACCTCATCCACAACCCCGACGGCAGCGTCAGCTTCCGCGCCTACAACAACCAGCACATCGTCACGGCCGAGAACGCGGGCGCCGCGGCGCTGATCGCCAACCGCACCGCGATCGGCCCCTGGGAGGAGTTCGACCTCGGCCACGTCGCCCTCCAGGCCGGCTGA